AATTGGCAGAACCACTCAAGAAAAATCAGTATGGACAATACCTTATAAGAAGAGCATCACAGCCAAGAGGTTTAAGATAATTTGAATTTTATAAGAACAGATATCCCAGATGTTGTTATCATAGAACCAAAAGTTCATGGAGATGAGAGAGGTTATTTCGTAGAAACTTTTCGTGCTGACAAGCTTCAAGAGTTTTTAGGATATACAATCAACTTTTGCCAAGACAATGAATCAAAAAGCTCAAGAGGAGTTTTAAGAGGTCTTCACTATCAACTTCATCCTGCTGCTCAGACTAAACTAGTGCGTGTAATACAAGGTCGTGTTTTAGATGTTGCAGTAGATATAAGAAAAGATTCTCCAACATTTGGTCAACATGTAGCAGTTGAGTTAAGTTCTGAAAATAAAAAACAACTGCTAGTTCCAAGAGGCTTTGCTCATGGCTTCGTTGTTTTAGAAGATGATACTGTATTTGCTTATAAAGTAGACAACTATTACTCGCCTGAAAATGATAGAGGGATTGCCTTTGATGATAAAGAACTAAAAATAGATTGGCAAGTTCCACATGCCGAGTTAAATCTATCTGCAAAAGACAAGATACAGCCTAAACTACATGATACTAATGACTTATTTGAATATGGAGTAAATTACTATAATGACTAATATTTTAGTAACAGGAAGCAAAGGTCAGCTTGGCTCAGAGATAAAAGAACTATCACATGAGATTCCCAGTCAAGCTGAGAATGACGGTTATCACTTTTTCTTTACAGACAGAAGTGAACTTGACATTACAGATGAACAATCAATAAAAAACTTTATAGATATTAATAATATAAATATAATTATAAACTGTGCGGCATACACTGCTGTAGACAAAGCAGAAGACGATAAAGATTTAGCAGATAAAATTAATTATCAAGCTGTTAGGCACTTGGCACAAATATCAAAATATAAAAATATAAAACTTATTCATGTCTCAACCGACTATGTATTTGATGGTAAACACTTTATGCCATATATTGAGACAGATACAACAAATCCAAATGGCATATATGGAAAAACTAAACTTGATGGTGAACTTGCAATGCAAGAGGTAAATCCTTTAAACTCTATTATCATTAGAACTTCTTGGGTTTACTCGTCATTTGGAGCTAACTTTGTAAAAACAATGCTTCGCTTAGGCAAAGAAAAAGAACAACTAGGTGTTATTTACGATCAAGTAGGAACACCTACTTATGCAAGAGATCTGGCAAAAGCTATTTTAGAAATACTTCCAAATATAAAAAATGAAAAAGTGCAAATTTACAACTACTCAAATGAAGGGGTACTAAGCTGGTACGACTTTGCTAAAGAGATTATGCTTATGGCAAAACTTACATGTGAAATAAATCCAATTGAAACAAAAGAGTATCCGACACCGGCACTAAGACCACATTACAGCCTACTAAACAAATCAAAAATCAAAAAAGAATTCAACTTAACTATCCCATATTGGAAAGATAGTTTAAAAGAGTGCCTAAAAACTATGGGAGAAATAGAATGAATAACATATTAGTAACAGGGTGTGCAGGATTTATAGGAAGCAACTTTGTCCCTTATTTTTTAGATAAATATCCAAACTACAATTTAATAAATTTAGACCTTCTCACATATGCTGGAAACTTAGAAAATCTCAAAGAGTGTGAAGGTAATCCACGATACAAGTTCATAAAGGGTGATATCTGTAATCGTGAACTTGTTGAGTTCATATTTAATGAGTATGACATAAACGGTGTCATTCACTTTGCAGCAGAGTCACATGTAGATAACTCCATCAAAAACCCTGGTGTATTTGTGCAAACAAATGTAAACGGAACTTTCACACTATTGGATGTAGCTAAACACTACTGGATGAATAAACCATTTGAATATAAAGAAAACTATAAAGGTTGTAGATTTCACCATATATCAACAGATGAAGTATATGGAACTCTAAATGAGACAGACCTCTTTACAGAAGAGACACCATATGCTCCAAATTCCCCTTACTCAGCATCTAAAGCAAGTTCAGATATGATAGTAAGAAGCTACCAAGAGACATATGGAATGAACACAGTCATTACAAACTGCTCAAATAATTATGGTCCAAAACAACATGATGAAAAACTCATTCCTACTATTATCAGAAAAGCACTGGCAGGTGAGAGTATTCCAATCTACGGAGATGGTAAGAACATAAGAGACTGGTTATATGTGCTTGACCACTGCAAAGGTATAGATTTGGTTTATCACACAGGTAAGGAAGCTAATGTTTACAATATCGGCGGAAGAAATGAGAGAACTAATTTACAGATAGTTGATGCTATTTGTTTAATTCTTGATGAAAAAGTTCCCTTACCTAGTCATTCTCAGCTTGACTGGGAATCTAACAAAAGCATAAAGAACTACAAAGAACTTATTACTTTTGTAGAAGATAGAGCTGGACATGATAGAAGATATGCCATAGATGCAACAAAACTTGAAAATGAACTTGGCTGGAGAGCTGATGAAGACTTTGATAGTGGAATTGTAAAGACTGTTGAGTGGTATTTACTTAAATATACAAAACAAGGTGTATATAACAATGTTAATTAATACAAGTTCAAGTACCGACAGAAATGAAATACTTAGATTTTATATAAAAAGAAGTTTGAAAAAATTATTAAGTGATTGTGGATATGAAATCTTAAAAATGAAAAATATTGTTGATTATAAGAACAAACCTATTAAAGAATTTCTAAAAAAAACAAGATATCTTATAATTCCAAAGATATTCAGAACAATTAATACATTACAATTTTGGATAACTGCAAAAAAGAATGATAACAGTGACACATAATATGTTTAAAATAGCCGCTTCAGTAGTATTATATAACCCTGAGGATAAAATATTTAATAATATCAAATCATATGCTAATAAGGTTGATAAATTAATAGTAATTGATAATTCAACAACACATAATCTGGATTTAATTAAAAATATTAATCAATCTTTTGATAATTTAATTTATATCAATAATAATACAAACATTGGAATAGCGACAGCGTTAAATATAGCTTGTGATAAAGCAATTGAGCTAGGCTACGACTGGATTCTTACTATGGACCAAGATAGTGAATTTATCAATTTTAATCACTATAAAACTTGTTTGCTTAATTTTAACAATACAGACAACATTGCATTATTCGCTGCAAATACATTATATAATGCCAAAGAGCATCTTCCATCAAATCCAACTTGCAATTATGAAGAAAAATTCATA
The sequence above is drawn from the Candidatus Sulfurimonas baltica genome and encodes:
- the rfbD gene encoding dTDP-4-dehydrorhamnose reductase, yielding MTNILVTGSKGQLGSEIKELSHEIPSQAENDGYHFFFTDRSELDITDEQSIKNFIDINNINIIINCAAYTAVDKAEDDKDLADKINYQAVRHLAQISKYKNIKLIHVSTDYVFDGKHFMPYIETDTTNPNGIYGKTKLDGELAMQEVNPLNSIIIRTSWVYSSFGANFVKTMLRLGKEKEQLGVIYDQVGTPTYARDLAKAILEILPNIKNEKVQIYNYSNEGVLSWYDFAKEIMLMAKLTCEINPIETKEYPTPALRPHYSLLNKSKIKKEFNLTIPYWKDSLKECLKTMGEIE
- the rfbB gene encoding dTDP-glucose 4,6-dehydratase, with protein sequence MNNILVTGCAGFIGSNFVPYFLDKYPNYNLINLDLLTYAGNLENLKECEGNPRYKFIKGDICNRELVEFIFNEYDINGVIHFAAESHVDNSIKNPGVFVQTNVNGTFTLLDVAKHYWMNKPFEYKENYKGCRFHHISTDEVYGTLNETDLFTEETPYAPNSPYSASKASSDMIVRSYQETYGMNTVITNCSNNYGPKQHDEKLIPTIIRKALAGESIPIYGDGKNIRDWLYVLDHCKGIDLVYHTGKEANVYNIGGRNERTNLQIVDAICLILDEKVPLPSHSQLDWESNKSIKNYKELITFVEDRAGHDRRYAIDATKLENELGWRADEDFDSGIVKTVEWYLLKYTKQGVYNNVN
- the rfbC gene encoding dTDP-4-dehydrorhamnose 3,5-epimerase: MNFIRTDIPDVVIIEPKVHGDERGYFVETFRADKLQEFLGYTINFCQDNESKSSRGVLRGLHYQLHPAAQTKLVRVIQGRVLDVAVDIRKDSPTFGQHVAVELSSENKKQLLVPRGFAHGFVVLEDDTVFAYKVDNYYSPENDRGIAFDDKELKIDWQVPHAELNLSAKDKIQPKLHDTNDLFEYGVNYYND